In Pseudomonas sp. GCEP-101, one DNA window encodes the following:
- a CDS encoding HlyD family secretion protein yields the protein MSKLSSRRGSLALVAVLLLALVVYLLLRLLGPSREQSTDDAYVHADFTLVAPKVAGFIEQVLVEDNQPVKAGQVLARIDARDYRAALEAAEADVLAAQARHHHVAADLERQQAVIAQSAAQVQADQAALTFATQELNRYQHLATQGAGTLQNAQQARSRVDSAKAVLDKDKAAALAARKQLDVLLAQQAEALGALKRGQAQLQQAQLNLSYTEIRAPFDGMVGRRAVRVGAYTTPGTALLAVVPLQDAYVVGNFQETQLTDVQPGQRVAISIDTFPGETLHGHVDSIAPATGLSFAPIAPDNATGNFTKIVQRIPVKIVLDADQPLRDRLRVGMSVIARIDTGKHAEAPQTVAAQ from the coding sequence ATGTCGAAACTGAGCTCCCGTCGCGGCAGTCTGGCCCTGGTCGCCGTGCTGCTTCTCGCCCTCGTCGTCTACCTGCTGCTGCGCCTGCTGGGCCCCAGCCGCGAGCAGAGCACCGACGATGCCTACGTCCACGCCGACTTCACCCTGGTGGCGCCGAAAGTCGCCGGCTTCATCGAGCAGGTGCTGGTGGAGGACAACCAGCCGGTGAAGGCCGGGCAGGTCCTGGCGCGCATCGATGCCCGCGACTATCGCGCCGCGCTGGAAGCCGCCGAAGCCGACGTACTGGCCGCGCAGGCACGTCACCATCACGTTGCCGCCGACCTCGAACGCCAGCAGGCGGTGATTGCCCAGAGCGCCGCCCAGGTGCAGGCCGACCAGGCGGCGCTGACCTTCGCCACGCAGGAACTCAACCGCTACCAACACCTCGCCACCCAGGGCGCCGGCACGCTGCAGAATGCCCAGCAGGCGCGCTCGCGCGTGGACTCGGCGAAGGCCGTGCTGGACAAGGACAAAGCCGCCGCGCTGGCCGCCCGCAAGCAGCTCGACGTACTGCTGGCCCAGCAGGCCGAGGCCCTCGGCGCCCTCAAGCGCGGCCAGGCGCAGTTGCAGCAGGCGCAGCTTAACCTGTCCTACACCGAGATCCGCGCGCCCTTCGACGGCATGGTCGGCCGCCGCGCCGTGCGCGTTGGCGCCTACACCACGCCGGGCACCGCGCTGCTCGCGGTGGTGCCGCTGCAGGATGCCTACGTGGTCGGCAACTTCCAGGAAACCCAGCTGACCGACGTGCAACCCGGACAGCGCGTGGCGATCAGCATCGATACCTTCCCCGGCGAGACGCTGCACGGCCACGTCGACAGCATCGCCCCCGCCACCGGCCTGAGCTTCGCACCCATCGCCCCGGACAACGCCACCGGCAACTTCACCAAGATCGTCCAGCGCATCCCGGTGAAGATTGTCCTCGACGCCGACCAGCCGCTGCGCGACAGGTTGCGGGTGGGCATGTCGGTCATCGCCCGCATCGACACCGGCAAGCACGCCGAGGCCCCGCAGACGGTGGCCGCGCAATGA
- a CDS encoding GntR family transcriptional regulator has protein sequence MTDQLQQIRKQPRNGKTRSGTQDEIVYAHIFDAILEQRLAPGTKLSEEALGEIFGVSRTIIRRALSRLAHEQVVLLRPNRGAVVASPSIDEARQILFARRTVERAITELAVDNASGDALAELRDMVKQEQSSFARGDRGAGIRLSGEFHLKLAEMAKNAPLVSFQRSLVSQTSLIIAQYESGGRSHCSFDEHNEILDAIEKGDKEKAVTLMMHHMAHIDDKLNLDVDGASGDLHAVFSHLLAGKKKPRRSKADADSAA, from the coding sequence ATGACCGACCAGTTGCAACAGATCAGGAAGCAGCCGCGCAATGGCAAGACCCGCAGCGGCACGCAGGACGAGATCGTCTACGCGCACATCTTTGACGCCATCCTCGAGCAGCGCCTGGCGCCCGGCACCAAGCTGAGCGAAGAAGCCCTCGGCGAAATCTTCGGCGTCAGCCGCACCATCATCCGTCGTGCCCTCTCGCGCCTGGCCCACGAGCAGGTCGTGCTGCTGCGCCCGAACCGTGGCGCGGTGGTCGCCAGCCCGAGCATCGACGAAGCGCGGCAGATTCTCTTCGCCCGCCGCACCGTCGAGCGCGCCATCACCGAGCTGGCCGTGGACAACGCCAGCGGCGATGCCCTGGCCGAACTGCGCGACATGGTGAAGCAGGAGCAGTCCAGTTTTGCCCGTGGCGACCGTGGCGCCGGCATCCGCCTCTCCGGGGAGTTCCACCTCAAGCTCGCCGAAATGGCGAAGAATGCGCCGCTGGTGAGCTTCCAGCGCAGCCTGGTATCGCAGACCTCGCTGATCATCGCCCAGTATGAAAGTGGCGGCCGCTCGCACTGCTCGTTCGACGAGCACAACGAGATCCTCGACGCCATCGAGAAGGGCGACAAGGAAAAGGCCGTGACCCTGATGATGCACCACATGGCGCACATCGACGACAAGCTGAACCTGGACGTGGACGGCGCCTCCGGCGACCTGCACGCGGTGTTCTCGCACCTGCTGGCCGGCAAGAAGAAACCGCGCCGCAGCAAGGCCGACGCCGACTCCGCGGCCTGA
- a CDS encoding efflux transporter outer membrane subunit, with product MTAARTPLLLALLALGACSVGPDFQRPQDADAVHWSAQRGDAPSRTLDAPLEAQWWTLLGDAQLDDLQRRVAAANLDLREADARLQQSRAIRQALGGDAVPNVSANLGYQRKRNSQVGLNDPSGKAGKDSFNQLDGGVELSWELDFWGRVRRELEAADANVRVSEESRRDVLVSVLAETARTYLQLRAEQDLEAIIRGNLEIARRSLELTRLRRADGVATELDVAEALTQVASIEARLPDSQKRQARLINALGYLLGEAPGALQAELAQARPVPQPPRGVPVGLPSELAQRRPDIRRAEAALHAATASIGVAKADFYPRISLNGNLGFQALQLSNFGDWNSRTFGIGPSLSLPIFEGGQLKGMLALREAQQQEAALAYRRTVLNAWREVDDALTDYAADQRRLASLDTAAEHGRTALANAREQYKAGAVDFLNVLSAQRELLATEEQQVRGREAVATTLVLLYRSLGGGWQQDRETAQNL from the coding sequence ATGACCGCCGCCCGCACTCCGCTGCTGCTTGCCTTGCTGGCGCTGGGCGCCTGCAGCGTCGGCCCGGACTTCCAGCGCCCGCAGGATGCCGACGCGGTGCACTGGTCCGCCCAGCGCGGCGACGCGCCAAGCCGCACGCTCGATGCGCCACTGGAGGCGCAGTGGTGGACGCTGCTGGGCGATGCGCAGCTGGACGACCTGCAACGCCGCGTCGCGGCCGCCAACCTGGACCTGCGCGAAGCCGACGCGCGCCTGCAGCAGAGCCGGGCGATCCGCCAGGCGCTGGGCGGTGATGCCGTGCCCAACGTCAGCGCGAACCTGGGCTACCAGCGCAAGCGCAACAGCCAGGTCGGGCTGAACGACCCGTCCGGCAAGGCGGGCAAGGACAGCTTCAACCAGCTCGACGGCGGCGTCGAGCTGTCCTGGGAACTGGACTTCTGGGGCCGCGTGCGCCGCGAACTGGAGGCGGCCGACGCCAACGTCCGCGTGAGCGAGGAAAGCCGCCGCGACGTGCTGGTGTCGGTACTCGCCGAGACCGCGCGCACCTACCTGCAACTGCGCGCCGAACAGGACCTGGAAGCGATCATCCGCGGCAACCTGGAGATCGCCCGGCGCAGCCTGGAATTGACCCGCCTGCGCCGCGCCGATGGCGTGGCCACCGAACTGGACGTGGCCGAGGCCCTGACCCAGGTCGCCAGCATCGAGGCGCGCCTGCCCGATAGCCAGAAGCGCCAGGCACGACTGATCAACGCCCTGGGCTACCTGCTCGGCGAAGCGCCTGGCGCGCTGCAAGCCGAACTGGCCCAGGCCAGACCGGTGCCCCAACCGCCCCGCGGCGTGCCGGTCGGCCTGCCCTCGGAGCTGGCCCAGCGCCGCCCGGACATACGCCGCGCCGAAGCGGCGCTGCACGCCGCCACCGCCAGCATCGGCGTGGCCAAGGCGGACTTCTACCCGCGCATCAGCCTGAACGGCAACCTCGGCTTCCAGGCGCTGCAACTGTCGAACTTCGGCGACTGGAACAGCCGCACCTTCGGCATCGGCCCGAGCCTGTCGCTGCCGATCTTCGAGGGTGGCCAGCTGAAGGGCATGCTGGCCCTGCGCGAGGCGCAGCAGCAGGAGGCAGCCCTCGCCTACCGCCGCACCGTGCTCAACGCCTGGCGCGAGGTGGACGACGCGCTCACCGACTACGCCGCCGACCAGCGTCGCCTGGCGAGCCTCGATACCGCCGCCGAACACGGCCGCACCGCCCTGGCCAACGCCCGCGAGCAATACAAGGCCGGCGCCGTGGATTTTCTCAACGTGCTCAGCGCCCAGCGCGAACTGCTCGCCACCGAGGAACAGCAGGTGCGCGGCCGCGAGGCCGTGGCGACCACGCTGGTGCTGCTCTACCGGTCGCTCGGCGGGGGCTGGCAGCAAGACCGGGAAACCGCGCAGAACCTGTAG